The Euphorbia lathyris chromosome 8, ddEupLath1.1, whole genome shotgun sequence genome has a window encoding:
- the LOC136203710 gene encoding uncharacterized protein has protein sequence MGARHLQGSDNPQSDNPIDNYESNYPCPLDTEISPENSETFRGRSVGGRGPYKGMDLDKLANGRKNKLVVFIPPGRYFRPIGKHSNKVSSWLGYYARIYGPPTEPWDEIEKKHMSRLWAMVQDYFDVSTDSPEKWKKCEELGKVEHDTPEMKRAKFEYFCFFQMKTAYRRCKHKLHSQYRKYTNDDERLKHVPKELSADAWKDMLKVFGSKDF, from the exons ATGGGTGCTCGTCACTTGCAAGGGTCTGACAATCCACAATCTGATAATCCCATTGATAATTATGAATCCAACTATCCTTGCCCATTAGACACAGAGATAAGCCCTGAAAATTCTGAAACTTTTCGAG GGAGATCAGTTGGTGGTAGGGGACCATACAAAGGAATGGATCTCGACAAACTTGCTAATGGAAGGAAAAACAAATTAGTTGTTTTCATTCCACCCGGCAGATATTTTAGACCAATTGGGAAACACTCTAATAAAGTATCATCATGGTTAGGATACTACGCAAGAATCTATGGACCTCCAACTGAGCCTTGGGATGAAATTGAAAAGAAGCACATGTCCCGTTTATGGGCTATGGTTCAG GACTATTTTGATGTTAGTACTGATAGCCCTGAAAAGTGGAAGAAGTGTGAAGAGTTAGGAAAGGTCGAGCATGACACGCCAGAAATGAAAAGGGCTAAGTTTGAGTACTTCTGTTTCTTTCAGATGAAGACAGCATATCGCAGATGTAAACATAAATTACATAGCCAATATCGCAAGTATACTAATGATGATGAACGTTTGAAACATGTTCCTAAAGAACTATCTGCAGATGCTTGGAAAGACATGCTTAAAGTTTTTGGAAGCAAAGATTTTTAG